In the genome of bacterium SCSIO 12827, the window CTTCAACGACGCGTCTCACATGCTGCGGACCGGCGACATCCTGATGGCCAATGTCGATACCGACGGCACGCCAGGTGCCGGCCTGTTCCTGGTCAGCGCCAACACAGGCGGCATCGTCGACGTTGATGATCTGACCGCTGTCGGCGGCACGGACACCGACTAGTCCTCACCGCCCACGCATCACACTTTGGGGCGCCCCGATATTCTCCGGGGCGCCCCTTTGCGCCTGCCCTTTCCCCGATCCATCACCGGAGTTTCCGCCATGGCGTTAAGTCAGATCGCCCTTTGTTCCCGCGCCTTATTGAAACTGGGCGGCACCACCATCACCTCGTTCGACGAAGGCACGGCGGAGGCTGAAATCGCGGCCAACCTGTACCCTTCCATACGCGATGCCATGCTGTCCGGCCATCCGTGGAGCTTCGCCACGGCGCAGCAGCGCCTGCCGGTTCTGGCGGCGGAGCCGGTCGCCGATTACGCCAAGGCGTTCCAGCTGCCGGCCAATTTCCTGCGCGCCCTGTCGGCCGGCGGCAGCGCCCGCGGACACGGCCTGGAATACCGAATCGCCGAACGGCGCCTGCACGCCAACACGGACGACGTGGTCATGACCTACATCTTCCGACCGGCCGAGATCGATTTTCCTCCATTCTTCGACCAGGCCCTGATCACCCGTCTGGCCGCCGAGTTCTGCATCCCGCTGACGGAAAGCACGTCACGGGCCGAAGCCTTGCACCGCCTAGCCGATCAGGAGTTTCAGCGCGCCAAAACCATCGATGCCCAGCAGGAAACACCGGGGCGCATCGATGACTTCTCTTTGGTGGAGGTGCGCGCCTAATGCCCCGCCTGACAACACATAAATCCAACTTCACCGCCGGTGAGGTTTCAACCCGCCTGCTCGGGCGCAGCGATTTACGGTCCTACGCCAATGGCGCATCGAAACTGCGCAACGTGGTGATCCAACCGACCGGCGGCGTCACCCGCCGCGCCGGCACGCGGTTCGTCGACATGGCCCCAGGGCCCGGGCGACTGACCGCCTTCGAGTTCAATACGGAGCAGACGTACCTGCTGTGCTTTTCCCACCTTCAGATCGATGTCTACACGGACGGCACGAAGACCGCGACGATCGCCGCCCCTTGGACCGAAACGCAAACCACCAAGCTGGCCTGGGTACAAAGCGCGGATACCTTGTTGGTTGTTCATCCGGATACAGCACCCAAGAAGATCACCCGCACCTCACATGCCGATTGGCAGATTACCGATTGGGTCTTTGCCGAAACAGACAACCGCATCCATCAGCCCCACCATAAGTTCGCGGCGACGGACGTCACCCTGGAGCCGACCGGAACCAGCGGCACCATCACGGTCGCCGCATCGGCCCCCGTGTTCGAGGCAGGTCACGTCGGCACGCGGTTCCGCATCGCCAACAAGGAGATTGAAATCACCGCCGTCGCATCGACAACGTCTGCCACGGCGACGGTGAAGGAGACCCTGGCTAACGCAAATGCCACCAAGGACTGGGAAGAGCAATCGTTCTCCCCCGTCCGTGGATACCCGGCGACCGTCACTTTCCATCAGGACCGCACGGTGATCGGCGGATCGCGAGATCTACCCAACCAGATATGGATGTCCAAGTCAGCAGACCTGTTCAACTTCGATCTGGGCGAAGGCTTGGATGATGAAGCCATCGAATTCGCCCTGCTGTCCGATCAGGTCAATGCTTGTTCCGCCGTGTTTTCTGGCCGCCATCTGCAAGTCTTCACTTCGGGTGCGGAATGGATGGTGACGGGTGATCCACTGACCCCAGCGTCCGTGCAGATCCGCCGTCAGACCCGTATCGGCTCGCCCGCAACCCGCTTCGTGCCGCCGCGCAATGTGGATGGTGCCACACTGTTCGTGCCGCGGACAGGGCGTGAGTTGCGCGAGTTTCTATTCACGGATGTCGAACAGGCCTACCAGTCGCGCGATCTGGCGACCGTCGCGGAACACCTGATCCGTGATCCCGTCGACCAAGACTTCGATGCGGGGCGCCGCAACCTGCATTTGGTCATGGCCGACGGCACCATCGGCACATTGACCCTCTACCGGGCGGAAGAGATCATCGGCTGGACCCTGTCCGACACCCAAGGTGCCTTCCGATCCGTCTGCGCCGTGGGTGACGCGGTCTATCTGCTGACGGAGCGGTCGGGCAAGTATTTCATCGAAGCCTTCGACGACAACCTGCGGGTTGATTGCGGGCTGCACATCACTGACGCCACGCCCAAGACCGAATGGGGCGGCCTGGACCATCTGGAGGACTGCACGGTGAAAATCGTCGCCGATGGGTCGGTTCAAAGTGACGCCACGGTCGCAGACGGGCGGATTACCCTGAACGTCGCGGTGTCCGAGGTGACGGTCGGGCTGGGCTACACCCATGTCATCGAACCGCTACCGCCGGCGGTTAACGGTCTGCAGGGATCCAACCAAGGTGGACGCCTGCGCATGGTCGCCGCCACCTACCGCCTGAAAGACGCATCGGCCCTTCGCTTGGACACCGGACGCGGGTTCATCGACGTCCCCTTCCGCGAATTCGGCGACGATCTTTTGGATGCACCACCCGTCGCCTTTTCCGGCGACCGAACGGTGCGCGCCTTCGGCTGGCGGCGAGACGGCACGCAATCCCTGTGGCGCATCGAACAGGACACGCCCCTGCCATTCACCCTGTTGTCCGTGACTGAGGAAGTAAACGTCAACGGCTGAGCCTTCCCCACAAATTCAAGGAGACCCACTCAATGGCAGAGTTCGCAACCCTTGCCTTGACCACGGCCATCAGCACGGGGCTTTCGGCCGTGCAGCAGCAGGCCGCCGCGAAACAGCAGGCGGCGCAGGTCGAAACGCAGCGCCGGCAGCAGGTCGCACAAATCAACCAACAACAGGAGATTGAAACCAAAAAGCGGCGCGAACAGCTGCGCCAAGCCCAGGCCGCACAGCGCGCGCGCTTCTCCGGCAGTGGCATCAACGCCAGCAGCGGATCGGCATCGAGTCTTTTGTCCGGTTTGGCTCGCCAGGTCGACGAGGCTATCGCCGACACCGGCAGCCTGAACAAGCTGCGCATCGATGGCATCAATTCCAGCGCCGCCGCCCAGCGTTCCAGCCTGCTCAGCAAGCCGCGCGCAACCTTGCTCGGCGGATTTTCCGACATCCTGACGGCCGGCATCGGCCCGAAGGGGCTTAATTTATTCGGCAAATAGTCGGTTGGCACAGCTCCCAATGGGAACCACCCCCCCGTTGCGAACAATCCGCACCGCCGTCAAGCGACGGCTCCCGAAATTGATGCGCAAGGCGATGGCTGATTATGCCGCCTTCGCTGCCCAGCCCGCCCCCGATGACGCCAAGGGCTTCGCCGGCCATCAGGCCGCCTGCAAAGCGGCGCTGGCGCACCTCGACGCCGGGGCGAAGTTGCTCACCTGGGCCGAAGGGTCCGGCCCGGATACCGGTGAAACGGACGACCTCGCCCGCCTGATCAAGGCGGCAGAAGACGCCGTCTCCGCCGCCGACCCGGACAACATCTGATTACCGGCCCTGATCTCCAGCTTCACCGAAACGCAAGATAAAGGAGCCCCCGCCATGGGAGGAATCTTCAGTTCGCCCAAATTGCCACCCGCGCCGCCGCCGCCCCCACCACCGCCCGATCCAGAAGAAGGCGAGCGCGAACGCCGTCTGGAACGCCTGGAGCGTCAGCGCCGCGGCCGCGCCGGCCTGATCACCACGTCGCGCCGTGGTCTGTTGGACGCGCGACCGAACAACGCCGGGGCCGACCAAGTCGGTGCCAAGACCAAGTTGGGAGAATGACCATGATGGAACTCACGCCCGAAGCGGTGATGGCCCGGTATCGACGGGCTCGGGACCGGCGCGCAACCTGGGAGCCTCTGTGGCAGGAATGTTTCGACTTCGCCTTGCCACAGCGGGAAACAGCCTTGGGCCGCACCCAGGGGGCCAGCCGCAAGACCGACCGCCTGTTCGACGGCACGGCACCCGACGCCGTCGATCAATTGGCGGCCAGCCTGTTGGCGCAGCTTACGCCACCCTGGGCGCGGTGGTTCGGCCTGATGCCGGGCACAAAAGTCGAGGACACCCAGCGCGCCGGCCTGTCCCAGGAATTGGAAACGGCGGCACAGACCCTCCAATCCCATTTCGACCGCTCCAACTTCGCGGTTGAAATGCACCAGTGCTATCTGGATCTGGTCACGGCAGGCACGGCGAGCCTAATGTTCGAAGCCGCACCACCGGGCGAGCCCTCGGCCTTCCGCTTTACCGCCGTTCCACTAAGCCAGGTCGCGTTCGAGGAAGACGCCTCCGGCCGCCTGGACACGACATTCCGCACCAGCCGCCTGACCCGCGCGCAGATCGTCGAACGATTCCCAAAGGCCAAGCTGCCCGACGCCTTGAAGGCCCGCAAGCCAGGTAACGGGGAGGAGCCGTCGGCGGATATTCTCGAAGCCCTGACCCCGACCAAGGGTAGCTTCGAGTACATGGCGTTGATCGATCCCGGCGAGGGAACGACGGGCGATCAGGCAGTGACGGTGTTGAAGACCGGTCGGTTCGAACGCTCACCCTTCATCAATTTCCGCTGGCTCAAGGCGCCCGGCGAAATCTACGGGCGCTCGCCGGTGATGAAGACGTTGCCCGACATCAAGACCGCTAACAAGGTGGTCGAACTGGTCCTGAAGAATGCATCCATCGCCGTCACCGGCATCTGGCAGGCGGACGACGACGGCGTGTTGAACCCGGCCAACATTCGTCTGACGCCGGGCACCATCATTCCCAAGGCTGTGGGCTCGGCAGGCCTGAAGCCCTTGGAGGCACCGGGCCGGTTCGACCTGTCCCAGGTCGTGCTGCAGGATTTGCGGGCGGGCATCCGTCGCGCCCTACTGGCCGACCGCCTTGGGCAGATCGAGGGACCGCGCATGACCGCGACGGAAGTTCTGGAGCGCGTCGCCGAAATTTCCCGCCTTCTGGGCGCGACGTATGGACGGCTTCAATCGGAACTTTTGACGCCATTGGTGACGCGGGGGCTGTCGATCCTGATCCGCCGGGGCGAAGTGCCGGCCCTTCGCATCGACGGCCAGACCATCGATCTGGAATACAAATCGCCCCTCGCCCGTCATCAGGCGCAGCAGGACGTTCAAGCGACCTTGGCGTTCCTTGACGGTCTGGCACGTCTGGGGCCGCAGGCACTGGCTATCATCGATGTCCCGCAGGCGGCGCAGGTCCTTGCCGCGGCTTTCGGCGTACCGTCTAAAATACTGAGAGACCTCGACAGAAGGATTGAACCGGCAACCCCACTCCCGGCCGACGATATACCGCCGGGGGCAACCGGTGACGGAGGCGGCGGACTTGCCGCGCTTGCGTCAGCCTTGGGCGTGACACTGCCGTCTTCCCCGACAACGGGGAGCGCATGATGATCGCCCCTGAAGTCGAATGGCCTTGGCGACCTGAAGATCTTGCCACGCCCACCATGGACAGGACCACGGCGATGGAAGGCGACCGCACCGCCCAGCTGGCGGCCAGATGCTTTCGCGGCGCCGATGGCGTGGCACTGCTGGCCTACCTGAAGGGACTTACCCTGGACCGCGCTCTCGGCCCCGACGCGAACGACGCGGCACTTCGCCATCTAGAAGGCCAACGCCAATTGATCCGCCACCTGTCTCATCTCATCGATTTGGGCCGCGCCGGCCCTGATCCTTCCCCCGCCCAGAAAGGAGACAACGCATGACCGATCCCCAACCTCTGCCCGCAGCGCCCGACGCGTCGGTGGAAATGCTGCAGCCCATGGACGGCGGCGGTGCCGAAACGCCTGAAGCGGCGACGGCGCCCGACTATCTGCCGCCCAAGTTCTGGGATGCGGAGGCGGGTGAGGTGCGGGTCGACGACCTGGCCCGCTCTTACGCCGCACTGGAACGGCGGCTGGGAGCCGCTGCCGGGGACACCGTCCCCGATGATCCGGCGGGCTACCGGATCGAGCCCGCCATGGAAGGGTTGACCGCCGACCCGGAAATCAACGCCCGGCTGATGGACGCCGGGTTCACCCAGGCCCAGGCGCAACTTGTCTATGACCTGGCGGCGGAGAAGCTCGCCCCTTTGGTCCGTGACCTGGCGGCGGAAACGGTGCAGGGCGAACAGCGCCGCCGCCTGACCGAGCATTTCGGCGGCGCCGATCGCTGGCAGACGGCCGCGGCGCAGATCGACGCCTGGGGTCAGGCCAACCTGCCGGCACCGGTGTTCGAGGCGCTCTGCAATTCCTATGACGGCGTTCTGACCCTGCATCGGATGATGCAGGACGGTGAACCGCAACTGCTTTCGGGTGCGGCGCCCGCGCCGTCCGGCCGATCAGAATCGCAGCTTCGCCGCATGATGCAGGATCCCCGCTACTGGCGCGATCACGACACGGCCTTCGCCGCCGAGGTCCGCCGCGGCTTCGAGGATCTGTATCCCGACGAGGGGTGAGCGCGTTCCCTCCGCCGCACCCCCTCATTCTCGGGACGGGGCGCCGGCTGCCTGTGCTCCCTTCAGGCGCCGGCGCCCCGGCTTTTTGTGTTTATGGCAAGAAGAAAACCCCTCATGGGCGAATTCGAACGTGTCTCCCTGCCGCCGCCCCCGCGCGGCGGCGACGCCGAAACATCGTGCGGCAACGACGGCCTGCCCGGGGTCGGCGGCACGGACGGGTTCGGCGGTTTCGGCCGCTCGTTCCTGACCGATTCCGTCGGCCGCGGTCAGACCAACCGGTCGGAAGACGTGTTCCAGGCATCCAGCTTCCTCGCCGCCAACAGCCTCCTGCCCGCGCCCACGCGGGACGCCGGCGAGAGCTTTCTGCGCGGGATCGAGCAGGGGCAGGTACGCCTCAGCGGCCTGGCCGACGGCGGCCTGTTCGTCGACGGCATCGCCAAACCCTGGGGCCCCACGGAAATGCTCAGCCAGCGGGCCGTGACCTCGGGCAGGATGAAGATGCCTGCCTCAGGGCCCGATCCCGCGTCCAATCCCGTGACCGCCGCCGGTACGTCGGACCGCTCGCCGGCGCAACAGGC includes:
- a CDS encoding head-tail connector protein translates to MELTPEAVMARYRRARDRRATWEPLWQECFDFALPQRETALGRTQGASRKTDRLFDGTAPDAVDQLAASLLAQLTPPWARWFGLMPGTKVEDTQRAGLSQELETAAQTLQSHFDRSNFAVEMHQCYLDLVTAGTASLMFEAAPPGEPSAFRFTAVPLSQVAFEEDASGRLDTTFRTSRLTRAQIVERFPKAKLPDALKARKPGNGEEPSADILEALTPTKGSFEYMALIDPGEGTTGDQAVTVLKTGRFERSPFINFRWLKAPGEIYGRSPVMKTLPDIKTANKVVELVLKNASIAVTGIWQADDDGVLNPANIRLTPGTIIPKAVGSAGLKPLEAPGRFDLSQVVLQDLRAGIRRALLADRLGQIEGPRMTATEVLERVAEISRLLGATYGRLQSELLTPLVTRGLSILIRRGEVPALRIDGQTIDLEYKSPLARHQAQQDVQATLAFLDGLARLGPQALAIIDVPQAAQVLAAAFGVPSKILRDLDRRIEPATPLPADDIPPGATGDGGGGLAALASALGVTLPSSPTTGSA